The Haloterrigena turkmenica DSM 5511 genome includes the window CGTCATCCGCGAGAACCACACGACGACGACCGGCGACCGGGTCGGCGACACCCAGCGCCTGCTCGACGTCCCCGTCTACGACATCATGGCCAGTCCCGTCGAGACGACGACGCTCGACACCACCGCCCAGGAGGCCGTCGAGACGATGCTCGAGAAGGACTACGCGGGTCTGATCGTCACCCCCGAAGACGACGACCGGATGGTCATCGGCGTCATCACCAAGACCGACGTCCTGCGCGCGCTGACGTTCACCGAGGAACAGCGCATGGACGTCCAGATCACCAACATCTCGATGCTCGACACCATCACCCGGGAAGGGATCGTCGAGAACATCGAGGACGTCGTCGACAAGTACCAGGACATGCAGGTCCAGCACGCCCACGTCCGGTTCAAGGAACACCAGGAGAAGCTCCGCGGGACGCCGCTGGTCCACTGCCAGATCCGCCTGCGAACCAACAAGGGACAGATCGCCGGCACCGGCGAAGGCTACGGCTCCGAGAACGCCTTCCGCGTCGCCATCGACAAACTCGAGCGCAACGTCTTAGAGGTCAAGGGCGTCACCAGCGACGAGGAGTACCGCGGCCAGCTGCTCCGGAAGCTCAACGAGCTCTAGAGCGGGTTCGCAGTCGACTCCCGCTCACGAAAGCGTCTCCTCCGCAACCTCCAGAGCGACCGTTTTTCGCACGTCTCGCGCCGAGCGAGCCAGTTCGATCGGATAGGTGTCTGAATCGATCACCCAGCCGTCGGCAGCGTCGTACCGTCCGAGCGCCCGATCCGCGAGGTCGATGTCGACCGTCCGCATCTCACCGGCGGGGACGGCGATCGACTCGAAGCCGGCGAGTTCTCGAGTCGGCCGCTCGATCGCGGCCGACTCGGGGGGCCGGACGTACGCCTGCACCACCTCGCGCCCGTCCCGATCGGCGACGTTCTCGACGGTGAGGCGGACCGTCCGGTCGTCGACGACCGACGCGTCGCGGTACGCGAAGTCGGCGTAGGAGTGTCCGTGACCGAACGGGTAGGTCGGCTCTGTGTCGACCGATTTTCGGTCGAAGTGGCGGTAGCCGACGAACAGTCCCTCCTCGTAGTGCGCTTCGTCGTTGATCCCGGGGTATCGGTGCTCATCGGCCGTCGGGTACGTCCCTTCCGGGGCGAACGTGACCGGCAGGCGACCGGACGGATCGCGGTCGCCGTACAGCACCGACGCGACCGCCGCGCCGTCAGCCTGTCCGGGATACCAGGCCTCGAGGACGGCGTCGACCGCCTCGCGCCACGGGAGTTCGACGGGGCCGCTCGACCGGACCACGACGACCGTCTCCGCGGCCGCGTCGGCAACTGCCTCGACGAGTTCGTCCTGTCGGCCGGGCAACCGCAGCGAGTCCCGGTCCTTCCCCTCGGTCGTCCGGTCGCGGACGAAGACGACCGCGACGTCGGCATCGCCGGCGGCCCGGACCGCGGCGTCGATAGCGGGCTCGTCGGCGTCGATGCCGACCCTCGCGTCCGCGGCCGGCTCGTCGCTCTCCTCGCTCTCGACGAACGGCAGCGCGTCGAACAGCGAGAGATCCGGAATCGGCTCGCAGCCGCGGGCGACCGTCACCGCGCCGTCGGCCCGCGACTCCAGCCCCGCCGCGGGACTCGTCGACCGAAACGGCGTCGTCTCCGAGGAGCCGCCGCCCCCGAGTTTCGCCTCGTGGACGTTCGGACCGACGACGGCGACGTCGGCCTCGTCCTCGAGCGGGAGAACGCCGTCGTTCTCGAGCAGGACGGTCCCCCGGACGGCGATCCGCTCGGCGAGGTCGCGGTGGGCGGGCGTATCGATGGCTCCGGCCCCGTCATCGTCGTCGCCGTCACTTCGAGCGTCGTCAGCACCTCGATCGCCGTCGTCGGCACTCTCGAGGCGGCCGATCCGCTCGAGTTGTCCGAGAATCCGCCGAACCATGTCGTCCAGCCGCTCGGCCGGCACCTCGCCGGCGTCGATCGCGTCGGCCAGCGGGTCGCCGAACAGGTCGCCCTTCGTTCCGTCGGGGAGCCCGCCCATGATCTCGGTGGCCTCGCCCTCGAGGTCGGCCGCGTCGAACGAGCCGTCCTCCTTGTCCCCATCGCCGTCGCCACCGAACCCGCCGTCGATCGCGACCCCGGGCATCTCGAGATCCAGCCCCGCGTTCGCGGCGCCGACGGTGCTCTCGGTGCCGTACCAGTCGGAGACGACGTAGCCGTCGAACCCCCACTCGCCTTTGAGCACGTCACCGACGAGGCGGTCGTGGTCGCTCATGTACGTTCCGTTGACACGGTTGTAAGCGGTCATCACGGAGCCGGCGCCGGCCTCGACGGCCGCCCAGAACGGCCGCAGATACAGCTTCCGGAGCGTACGTTCGTCGACCTCGCTGCTGACCCGGACGCGGTCGGTCTCCTGGTTGTTCGCGACGTAGTGTTTGACCGTCGCGACGACGTCCTCGTCCTGGATCCCGTCGACCGCTCCCGCCGCCGTCTCGGCGGCCAGCAGCGGCTCTTCCGAGTAGTACTCGAAGTTCCGCCCGCAGTGAGGGACCCGGATCAGGTTCGCGCCGGGCGCGAGCAGCGCGTCCTGCTCGAGCGCCCGCGCCTCGCGGGCCATCGCCGCACCCTTCTCGCGCGCGAGGTCGGGATCGAACGTCGCCGCGACGGCGATCGACGCCGGGAACGCCGTCGCCCGCTCTCCCTCGGCGCGAATCCCGAGCGGGCCGTCGACCAGCCGGAAGGGCGGAACGTCGAGTCGCTCGACGCCGGGCAGGTAGCCCGTCGCCGTCCCCGCGGGATCGCTGCGGCCGCTGACGAGACGCAGTTTCTCCTCCCGGGTCATCGATGCGAGTCGCTCCGCGACGCGTTCGGAGCCGCCGTTCATGTCACCAACTGGGTGCGTCCGCCCGGTAACTGTTCGGGAGGCGGCTATCGCGATCGAAAATTCGAATTAATGATGCATCGACTCGTCCCCGCCTTCGAGTCCCCGATCCGTGATCCGGAACTGGACGGACTCGCCGACCGCCTTCGAGCGGTGTTTCTCCAGCGTCGCCCGTCGGTTCCCGCCGCGAAAGCGCTCGAGACGGAGGACGACGCCGGTCCAGTGCTCCAGGGTGTTCCCGCCGAGCGCGCGCGTTCGGTCGGCGTCGGGATCGGCGAAGACCTGGTTCGTCAGGACGACCGCGAGGTCGTGTTTGCGGGCCAGCGAGAGGAGGTGGGTCACCTGTCGGGCGACGCTTCGCAGCGCCTCGCCGCCGTCGCTCTCGCCGGTGCGCTCTAAGCGGTAGAAGCCGGTCGCGCTGTCGAGAACGATCAGGTCCGCGCGTTCGGCGAACTCCTCGGTGTCCCGGACGGCCTCGGACTGTTCCTCGAAGTCGACGGCGTCCTCGATGACGATCCGCGAGGCGACGGCCTCGACGTCTTCGTCGTCGACCCGGGCCGAGAGCAGTTGCTGGAAGCGGTCGACCGAGACGCCCTCGGTGTCGACGTAGACCGCGGTCCCGCCGGCGACGGCCGTCTCGACGGCCGCCGACAGCGCGAGGTTGGTCTTCCCCGCCGCGGGCGGGCCGTACACCTGCGTGACGGTTCCGCGTTCGAACCCCCCGCCGAGTAACTCGTCGACCGGACCACAGCCGGTCGGTATCGCCTCGTCGTTCACGGTTCGAGTTGGCAGGTGGCCCGCAAAAAGCCCCCGGAACGGGCCGGTGAGCGAACGGAGATTTGCAGGTGGACTCGAGCGGACGTGAGACGATCCCGATCGCCGATTCGCGACGGAGGATCGAACGGACGCTTCGGCGGGACCGGTACGCGTTCGCTATCGGACGCGAGAGCGCTCGCGAGAAGACGATCAATCGTTCAGCCGAGCGGGTGAACGACCGATGCCGGTGGTTCCGACGCGACCACAGTTAGGGCAGTTATAGTACGTTTCGGGCCCTCGGTGTGCCGTTTCGCTCCGCTTGATTTCAGCGGATCCGCAGAAGGGACAGTAGCTGATATCGCTGACAGTCATCTGTAGTGGAAAATCGTCGAGCCGGGGTATATACGTTGAGACGATATCGAGCGATGAGCCGCGGAGGGGCGCGTCAAACGACGGTGTGAGCAGTTGCTGTACGTTTATTCCTCCGGAAGACGAACCTCGAGCCGTGATCGTCGTCGCCACGTCAGATTTCGAGGTGTACCACGGTGTCGTCAACGAGCTCCGAGAGCGCGGAACCGAGTTTACGACCGTCGAACCCGACGCGGAGCTCCCGGAGCAGACTGCAGTGGTTGTCACCGGCGCCGACCACGCCGACGACTTCGCGACCGTGACGACCGTCGTCGCCGACCCGGATCATCCGCGACGCGCCGTCGACCAGGCCCTGACCGCGGTCCGAGGAAACGGCGGTCGAACCATCATCGGCGTCGATCCGGGTCGGAAACCCGGCGTCGCCGTCCTCGCTGGCGAGATGGTCGTCGCCGCCTTTCAGGTGCCCCTCTCGGACGCCGTCGACGTCATCCAACGCGAGGCCGACGAAGCCACCGCACCGGTCGTCCGGATCGGCGACGGCTCCCGCCTCGAGAGCGCCAAACTCGTCAACGATCTCGAGAACGTGACGGTCGAACTCGTCGACGAGACGGGGACGACGCCCTACCTGGGAACCGGCTCGCGCGGGATGGGCGACGTCCTCGCGGCGGTCAATATCGCTCGCCTCGAGGGGGAGGTCGTCGACTCGCGAGATATCGAACCGACCACCGGCGAGCTACAGGTGATCAAGGATCGCTCGCGCGAGCAAAGCGAGAAGAACCGAGCGATCGACGAGGTGCTGGCCCGACGGGTCGCGGCCGGCGAGTTGACGATCGACGAGGCGCTCTCGGAGCACCGCACCGATGCCGAGAGTGACGACACCGGCAACCAGACGGACGACACTAGCGACGAGAAGAACGACACTGGCGACGACGCGACGGCGCAGCCGTCGGATACGGACGTAGACGTGGATCGGGAGTAACAGCGGCCGACAACCGGCTTCTGACGTTCGAGACTGATCGGTCGTCTCGGTGAGAGACGGTTCAGTCAGGGTCGTCTCGACTCGAGTCAGCTCGACTCTAATCGACTCGAGGCACTGGATCGGCGACGCGGACGGCGAAGAGAAAAAGCTATCGGCCGGGAATCGCCGTTACGGCGCGATCCAGACGTTCGTCGCGGCGACGGCTGACATCTGGATGTTTTCGTTCTCCTGCATGCTCACCTGCGTCGCGGCGGCGTCCCCGTCGTCCTCGGCGACGGCGATCGCCGAGTGCTGTTCGTTGACGTTCTCCTGGGTCACGAACTGGGTCTGCTCGAGGGCGGCCGTCGCGTCCTGGGTGACGTCGCTGGTCTGCTCGGCGCTGGTGTCGTAGTCGTAGGACATGCCCGGCGCGTCCTCGACGTCGTCACCGCCGACGGTGACGGTCGTACTCGAGGTCTGTGCGGCCGAGTCGTAGTTGAATCCCGGCGACGCGTACACGTTGAGCGCAGCGGCGGAGCCGATCTGTGCGTTGTAGTTCTGCTGAGAGGCCATCTGGACGGCCTCAGCTTCGCTGTCGTTGACCGCGATGGCAACCGCCGTGTTCTGGAGGTTGATGTTGAGCTGCTCGACGGCCTGCTCCTGCTCGACGCTGGTCGTCGCGGTCTGGGTGTCGTCCTTGTCCTTCTTGTCCTTGGACGGCGTCTCCGTGTCGACGACGCTGCTGTCGCCGGCGGACGCGACGTTCATCTCGCCCATCGAGGCGATCAGGTTGGCGGCGTTAGCGGAGCCGACCTGTTCGTTGAGGTTGGTCTGGTCGGTGACCTGGATCGCCGTCGCGGTGCTGTTCTCGCCGACCGCGATGGCGACGGCGGCACCTTGCTCGTTGACGTTCGTCTGTTCGACGGCCTGCTGCTGGGTGAGCCAGGTGTTCGCGCTCTGCTCGGTGTACTCGCCCTGGCCCGCGTAGATGTTCGACGCGTTGGCGGCGCCTTCCTGCAGGTTCTGGTTGTGCTGTTCGGTCTGCTGGAGGGCCGTCGCCGAACTGTTCTCGGCGGCGAAGGCGAAGGCCACGCTCTGCTCGTTGTAGTTCCCCTGCGCGACGTCTTGGGTCTGGGTCACGCTGGCCTCAGCCGACTGCGTGACGGTCTCCTTGTCGCCTTTCTCCGTGGCGACTCCCCAGCCGTTGAACTGCTGGCTGTCGCCGCTGCCCATGACCAGGTAGACGTTGCCGACGTCTTCGAACTGGGTCGTCTGGCTGCTGACGACGTTGTTCTCCGCCGAGGCCTCGCCGGTCTGGGCGTTGGCGTTGAGCTGGTTGGCTTCCTGGATGGCGGTCGCCTCGCCGCCGTCGATCGCGATCGACACCGCCTCACCCTGCTCGTTGATGTTCACCTGATCGACGTTCTGGTGCTGGATGACCTCGGTGTTGCTCGTCTGGTTCGCGTTCAGTTCCTCGGACGCGTGAGCGTCGATGTACTCCTCGAGGCTCATTCCATCGAGATCGGCGCCGAAGACCAGGTAGAGGTCTTCGCCGTCCTCGAGGGCGTGAACCGAATCGGCCTGGACGTCATCGTTGCCGCCCGCCATCGCGGCTGGCGCGCCGGCGGCCAACATCGATATGGAAACGATACAGGCCATCAATACTGTCGTATACCGTGAGCGTCTCGTGTCTTCGTCTGTCATGGTAGCTCTGATTTTCGGTCGTGAGTTTGTTTTGTTGCTGAACGATTCGACGCGAACGGGTCTTTCCCGATGATAGACTTTGTTATCGACAGGTTGGAAAACGTATTAGTCGTCCTACTAACTGGAATTCGATCTCTACTCTCAGAAACTACCGTCTACCCCCGGCTGACGACCGGCTCAGACGGCCGATTACGCGTCGCCGTCCGGAGGAGTCGGCAGATCGATACGCGATACGCCACGACGTCCGACTTACGTTCGAAGTTCTTTGATTCGAGACGCTTCTCTGACAACGAAACCGAAAACTACCGGCGAAAGTTGTGGTCGAATGATCGTTTCATGATCGAAGGGCGATCCAGCGCATGGTAATCGACAATGAGCGTGAACGGTTGCGATCGATGGCGAGGCGACGCCGGCTCCAACGGCGGCCGCGATCGGCACGGCGCGACGGCTGTTGTGAGAGCGACCGCGGCGCCTCCCGACGCGATGCAGTCCGACGCTCGTTCGGACGGTCCGAGAAGAGCACACCGACGATCAGCGCGCGAGACGGGAACCGCGGGTCTCGAAATCGATCGATTCATCGCCGCTGCCGGCCAGCGGCTCTCGCGGGATGAGTTCGCAGTGTGTACACGCGACGATCACGGCATCACGCGGCCTCAGATCGGTGATCAATCGGCTCTCGAGACCGTCCAACCGACGGTCTCGATGAGCGAACGCTCGTTCACGGCGACGAACTGTTCCCGTCACGGAGACTATTACGACGTTGCGATTAAAGTTACAGCCGATCTACACAATCTATTTCGAAGACGGCGTGGAATCAGTTCAGCGGGAAATTCCAGTAGTAGCGACTATCTATCCGCGTCCGAGTAAATATTACGCATTTTTAATTAGATTTACTACACATCCTAACGATTGTAACTGTCCGCAATATCGGCTATACAGCGTAACCGTTGGGCGGTTTAATACGGAACCCGGCTGTTGACCCGACTGGGCAACACGGCGCGTTGGACGCTCGAGACGACCGGCTTCGTACGCTGAGCGACTGCGAATCCGGTCACAGTGGAGTGGTACTCGAGCGTCCATGCGTGTGTGGGTGCCCATGATCAACCATGAAACGCGCAATCTCGATGCTGCTGGCGATCGCACTGGCGTGTAGCTTCGTATTCGCAGGGAGTGCAGCTGCACTGGATATCAACGATGTCGACCAGGACATCGACCAAGACGCGGACCTCTATCAGGACGCGGACGCGGACGTCAAGCAGTACCAGGACGTCGACCAGAAGAACGTCGGCCTGCAGGGCGGTAACGTCGCGTACGCAGCGTACGGAGACGCCACGGCCCAGAACGACCTAGACCAGTCGAACACCAACGTGCAGTACGGTGTCGCTGAAGCCGAGAACGAAGGCGAAATCGACCAGGACGCCGACCAGGAAGCCGAGAACGAGTTCGAGTTCGACGCCTTCTAACTAACTAACTAACTAATCAACAATGAAACGCGCAATCTCGATGCTGCTGGCGATCGCACTGGCGTGTAGCTTCGTGTTCGCAGGAAGTGCGGCTGCACTGGATATCAACGACGTCGACCAGGACACCGACCAAGACGCGGACCTCTACCAGGACGCGGACGCGGACGTCAAGCAGTACCAGGACGTCGACCAGACGAACGTCGGCCTGCAGGGCGGTAACGCCGCGTACGCAGCGTACGGAGACGCCACGGCTCAGAACGACCTAGACCAGTCGAACACCAACGCGCAGATCGGTGTCGCTGAAGCCGAGAACGAAGGCGAAATCGACCAGGACGCCGACCAGGAAGCCGAGAACGAGTTCGAAGTCGACTTGTTCTAGAGAAGCCCGACTTCGTTCACTTATTTTTAGCCGTCCGGATCGCCGCGTACTCACAGTTGTGATCCCGAGCAGGTGGCGATAGGTAGTCAGTCGGAATAGGCCACAGGTAACAGTCTAGTTGCGCTCGAAAGCACAGCGAGAACTCGTTCTTCGATTCGGTACCGTGTTGGATCACGTGCGAATGTGAAAACCGTCGAATAATCCGTTGTATGGCCGTTTCCTACGGAGTTATTGTGAACTAACGTCATCGCGTTAGCCGTCGGTTAGCAGGCGGATATCGGCGAAACGGTTCTATTGATTAATGCCCGAATCTGCCGATGGGTGAGTCACTGGGGACGGGTAACGGCCCTCGGTGTGCTAACTGAACTATGAACCAACGAACCGCGATGGCGCTGGCGATCGGACTCGCGGCAGCGGCGGTCGTCGCCGCGGGTGCAACGGTGATCGCTGCATCCGACGAGCCCGTAAGCGATTCGACTGAAAACACTTCAGAAAACATGACAGAAACCGAATTTTCGTGGGGAACGGTCGTCCACGAAACCGACTCCGAAACCGGCGATACCGACGTCGAGGTGATCGTCGACGCCGACGATGACATCTCGATATCGACGATCGCGGCCCCCGATGCGACGGATGAGTACCGCGACGAAGCGACTACGGCCGATGCAGACATCGAGTCGTTCCCCTGGGGGGCAGTGATCCACGCGACCGATTCCGACACCGATGCGACCGATATCGAAGTGATCGTCGACACCGACGATGACGTCTCGGTTTCCGTGACGTCGGTCTCCGAGAACGGCGTTCAGACGTCGACGTCGTCCGTCACGTCCACGAGCGAAACGAGCGAGAGCAGTACGAGCGTCTCACAGTCGACCGTTTCGTCGACGACGGTCTCCGGCTCGTCGGTTACCAGTAGCTCGACGGACGTTACGCAATCGTCGACCCAGACCGACGGCGAATCGATCGATATCGATATCGATACCGAGACGGATACCGATACCGACGACAGCTAACTCGAGCGGATACTCGCTCCGGCATTCG containing:
- a CDS encoding CBS domain-containing protein produces the protein MNIADIATTEFIEVDVGTRMGKVRSMFEDGNPKGIIVTDDGEYEGVISEREVLQSHVEDDAKVAALMKPSRNAPAPQVDRNEDVRETARVLVESNAKVAPVFENGDLWGVITDDAILEAVLENLDTLTVEDIYTAEPVTLKEDDGIGRAINQLREHGISRLPVLNENGYLSGVVTTHDIADFVIRENHTTTTGDRVGDTQRLLDVPVYDIMASPVETTTLDTTAQEAVETMLEKDYAGLIVTPEDDDRMVIGVITKTDVLRALTFTEEQRMDVQITNISMLDTITREGIVENIEDVVDKYQDMQVQHAHVRFKEHQEKLRGTPLVHCQIRLRTNKGQIAGTGEGYGSENAFRVAIDKLERNVLEVKGVTSDEEYRGQLLRKLNEL
- a CDS encoding toxin transporter, encoding MKRAISMLLAIALACSFVFAGSAAALDINDVDQDIDQDADLYQDADADVKQYQDVDQKNVGLQGGNVAYAAYGDATAQNDLDQSNTNVQYGVAEAENEGEIDQDADQEAENEFEFDAF
- a CDS encoding beta-glucosidase — translated: MNGGSERVAERLASMTREEKLRLVSGRSDPAGTATGYLPGVERLDVPPFRLVDGPLGIRAEGERATAFPASIAVAATFDPDLAREKGAAMAREARALEQDALLAPGANLIRVPHCGRNFEYYSEEPLLAAETAAGAVDGIQDEDVVATVKHYVANNQETDRVRVSSEVDERTLRKLYLRPFWAAVEAGAGSVMTAYNRVNGTYMSDHDRLVGDVLKGEWGFDGYVVSDWYGTESTVGAANAGLDLEMPGVAIDGGFGGDGDGDKEDGSFDAADLEGEATEIMGGLPDGTKGDLFGDPLADAIDAGEVPAERLDDMVRRILGQLERIGRLESADDGDRGADDARSDGDDDDGAGAIDTPAHRDLAERIAVRGTVLLENDGVLPLEDEADVAVVGPNVHEAKLGGGGSSETTPFRSTSPAAGLESRADGAVTVARGCEPIPDLSLFDALPFVESEESDEPAADARVGIDADEPAIDAAVRAAGDADVAVVFVRDRTTEGKDRDSLRLPGRQDELVEAVADAAAETVVVVRSSGPVELPWREAVDAVLEAWYPGQADGAAVASVLYGDRDPSGRLPVTFAPEGTYPTADEHRYPGINDEAHYEEGLFVGYRHFDRKSVDTEPTYPFGHGHSYADFAYRDASVVDDRTVRLTVENVADRDGREVVQAYVRPPESAAIERPTRELAGFESIAVPAGEMRTVDIDLADRALGRYDAADGWVIDSDTYPIELARSARDVRKTVALEVAEETLS
- the radB gene encoding DNA repair and recombination protein RadB — its product is MNDEAIPTGCGPVDELLGGGFERGTVTQVYGPPAAGKTNLALSAAVETAVAGGTAVYVDTEGVSVDRFQQLLSARVDDEDVEAVASRIVIEDAVDFEEQSEAVRDTEEFAERADLIVLDSATGFYRLERTGESDGGEALRSVARQVTHLLSLARKHDLAVVLTNQVFADPDADRTRALGGNTLEHWTGVVLRLERFRGGNRRATLEKHRSKAVGESVQFRITDRGLEGGDESMHH